Proteins from a genomic interval of Bifidobacterium longum subsp. infantis ATCC 15697 = JCM 1222 = DSM 20088:
- a CDS encoding GntR family transcriptional regulator, which translates to MIVEIDQRSDVPIYEQLHRQLIAAIAGDELSPGDSLPSVRSLAVDLGINLHTVNKAYALLRDEGYIVMRRGAGATVAEHDGGGEAPNRTAEAQDERMGEELYRLALAYRARGGDSAAFLDATKRQCERAYGVRSSQSVTDGATKGNQGR; encoded by the coding sequence GTGATTGTGGAAATCGATCAGCGCAGTGACGTGCCGATTTACGAGCAGCTGCACAGGCAGCTCATCGCAGCCATCGCGGGCGATGAGCTGTCGCCAGGTGACTCGTTACCGTCCGTGCGCTCGCTGGCCGTGGACCTTGGCATCAACCTGCACACGGTGAACAAGGCCTATGCGCTGTTGCGTGACGAGGGATACATCGTTATGCGTCGTGGTGCCGGTGCAACCGTCGCCGAGCATGACGGCGGGGGAGAAGCACCGAACCGAACTGCCGAAGCACAGGATGAGCGGATGGGCGAGGAACTCTATCGCCTTGCCTTGGCCTACAGGGCGCGCGGCGGTGATTCGGCCGCATTCCTCGATGCCACCAAACGGCAATGCGAACGGGCATACGGCGTGCGCTCCTCGCAGAGCGTTACTGACGGTGCAACAAAAGGAAATCAGGGGAGATAA
- a CDS encoding ABC-2 transporter permease → MSWKSVVKQCRFDCVGTGLFSVANMVFLLVFPVLSIVISLVMISTHVDEHVASGLMGGLGGLASTMACMSALGPASSEESAGHSAMRGLIPVSRTAQVVGRYLFLLVVGLLWALDVVICGGVFIVFGDIADMGWIGTLAAGASIFALAIILGSVLLACAYRFTSRKMMMASGAVIVGLYAVIALLARLPVDWQWLLLNIADFLTIWWHTALVLAVLCLLAYFGSMLIAIRIYRAKEL, encoded by the coding sequence ATGAGCTGGAAATCCGTAGTAAAGCAATGTCGATTCGATTGTGTCGGGACGGGTCTGTTCAGCGTGGCGAATATGGTATTTCTGCTGGTTTTCCCGGTGCTGTCTATCGTGATATCGCTGGTGATGATATCGACCCACGTCGATGAACACGTTGCCAGTGGTCTGATGGGCGGACTCGGAGGTTTGGCATCGACGATGGCATGTATGAGTGCATTGGGGCCTGCGTCATCCGAGGAATCTGCAGGGCACAGTGCCATGCGAGGGCTGATTCCTGTTTCACGCACTGCACAAGTTGTAGGTCGGTACCTTTTTCTGTTGGTGGTTGGCCTGCTCTGGGCTTTGGACGTGGTGATATGCGGCGGCGTCTTCATTGTCTTTGGCGATATAGCAGATATGGGGTGGATTGGTACCTTGGCAGCAGGTGCTTCCATCTTCGCTTTGGCTATCATTCTTGGGTCGGTGCTGCTGGCCTGTGCATACCGGTTCACCTCCCGCAAGATGATGATGGCCTCTGGCGCGGTCATTGTCGGCTTGTATGCAGTCATTGCGCTGCTGGCCCGATTGCCTGTTGACTGGCAATGGCTATTGCTGAATATTGCCGATTTCCTGACGATCTGGTGGCATACGGCGCTTGTTCTCGCCGTGTTGTGTCTGCTCGCATATTTTGGCTCCATGCTTATAGCCATCCGCATCTACCGAGCCAAAGAACTCTAA
- a CDS encoding DUF1648 domain-containing protein: MNNTVVSMNIALCAFLLLPVIVTAGLAGVPWVTDRHEVFGVTVPAAAHVNTRIRGFKVAFSGITVALGVCAILVSLAVWQLCGVDAAFWTVSIAAVAIAICGFVLQQMFRRKVLSIKTNQGWEASSARRAALIGERDNPDPLSLKWELLQVVCLAVTIAVGLLGYDRMPERVPIHADIAGNVNGWAEKSPMVIWYAVLAQVVLAAVMVASHVAIIYAKHPIDPDHPATTGYAYGVFSRVWSIYVLVIGLLTAGGLGLGVQLVAIGVLDVNLIGIIGMFIAVAALVGALMIGVYYGQNGARVYAGVRHSDGGDDSDDDVMPYDDDLHWIGGIIYINRDDPAIMVPKRFGVGWTVNLARPSVIIGTIVLLAIAIGLPVAAILM; encoded by the coding sequence ATGAATAATACAGTCGTGTCGATGAACATCGCGTTGTGTGCGTTTTTACTGTTGCCGGTGATAGTGACCGCCGGCCTGGCAGGGGTTCCATGGGTTACCGACCGGCATGAGGTGTTCGGTGTCACAGTGCCGGCCGCCGCCCATGTCAATACGCGCATTCGCGGATTTAAAGTCGCGTTTTCGGGAATTACGGTGGCGCTTGGCGTATGCGCCATACTGGTCTCGCTGGCCGTTTGGCAACTCTGCGGAGTCGACGCGGCGTTCTGGACTGTGTCCATCGCAGCGGTGGCGATTGCGATATGTGGTTTCGTGCTGCAGCAGATGTTTCGCCGCAAAGTACTGTCCATCAAAACCAATCAGGGATGGGAGGCGTCCAGTGCTCGCCGTGCGGCATTGATAGGTGAGCGGGACAATCCCGACCCGCTGAGCCTGAAGTGGGAATTGCTGCAAGTCGTTTGTCTCGCTGTCACCATTGCGGTCGGGCTGCTGGGCTATGACCGGATGCCGGAGCGGGTGCCGATTCATGCGGATATCGCCGGCAATGTGAACGGCTGGGCCGAGAAGAGTCCGATGGTGATTTGGTACGCCGTGCTCGCGCAGGTGGTGCTGGCAGCGGTGATGGTGGCCAGCCATGTCGCGATCATCTACGCCAAGCACCCGATTGATCCCGACCACCCCGCCACCACCGGGTATGCCTATGGTGTGTTCTCGCGGGTCTGGAGCATCTACGTGCTGGTCATCGGACTGCTGACAGCCGGTGGATTGGGCCTAGGCGTTCAGCTTGTCGCCATTGGCGTGCTGGATGTCAATCTAATCGGCATCATCGGCATGTTCATCGCTGTGGCGGCTCTGGTCGGCGCGCTGATGATCGGCGTGTATTACGGGCAGAACGGGGCGCGCGTCTATGCCGGTGTTCGGCACAGTGACGGCGGTGACGATTCGGACGATGATGTTATGCCGTATGACGATGACCTGCACTGGATTGGCGGCATCATCTACATCAACCGTGACGATCCGGCCATCATGGTTCCTAAACGTTTCGGCGTCGGCTGGACCGTCAACCTCGCACGCCCCAGCGTGATCATCGGCACTATCGTGCTGTTGGCAATCGCCATAGGACTGCCAGTCGCCGCGATACTGATGTAA
- a CDS encoding histidine kinase, with product MNSNIKKHPFRLIIVLLSLFFSIIDWTERPTTSAYEILFGFIHIGLLLIALWFPRISFVGLIFMESVACSLPVLNGPSRFWGIYCTIGLTAYETGISITTVLGIFVFLGIQCYQIARWNNGEIDIISITVFLMYAAATVIVGYGFHWWKTTNEQHLQNYQSKEYELQHSFSLQNSDNAIMLHDSVAQCLTSIRLIAQRQSNDPQNDAWEKIDKIARKGLEATRDIIDTMIQDNNENGIPIESSEWWLAVKRLTDECDYILHQHGFTGTTEIINGGFTVQQQVTVKNIDILHEVLRELCSNIIKHAPKYSEFQSSIALQKSQTEIVMSNSMSTIPDEERSGRGLESRRRKLNLIGGEIDHEVDGDTWIVYARIPLTMVSPDKAATESMEDNEHEKYSPRKRGKTRSVECQREQMARKEHKAQK from the coding sequence ATGAACAGTAACATCAAAAAACATCCATTCAGATTAATTATAGTGTTACTCTCCTTATTTTTTTCGATAATTGATTGGACAGAGAGACCCACCACATCTGCGTATGAAATATTATTTGGCTTCATCCACATCGGATTGCTGTTAATCGCCCTATGGTTCCCACGCATTAGTTTCGTAGGATTAATTTTTATGGAATCAGTTGCGTGTAGCTTACCTGTCCTAAATGGGCCAAGCCGTTTCTGGGGCATCTATTGCACTATCGGACTCACTGCATATGAAACGGGTATCTCTATCACGACAGTTTTAGGTATATTTGTATTCTTAGGAATTCAATGCTATCAGATAGCGCGATGGAATAATGGCGAGATAGACATAATCAGCATAACAGTGTTTCTGATGTATGCAGCAGCCACCGTGATTGTCGGATATGGTTTTCATTGGTGGAAGACGACAAATGAACAACACCTTCAAAATTATCAAAGCAAAGAGTACGAACTGCAACATTCTTTTTCTCTGCAAAATAGCGACAACGCTATCATGCTTCATGACTCCGTTGCCCAGTGTTTGACGAGTATACGATTGATTGCGCAACGGCAATCAAATGATCCCCAGAATGATGCCTGGGAGAAGATAGATAAAATTGCACGAAAAGGATTAGAAGCAACCAGAGATATTATCGATACAATGATTCAAGATAATAATGAAAATGGAATACCCATAGAGTCGTCCGAATGGTGGTTAGCGGTAAAACGGTTAACCGACGAATGCGACTATATACTCCACCAACATGGGTTTACTGGCACTACTGAAATCATTAATGGTGGGTTTACGGTACAGCAACAGGTGACCGTAAAGAATATCGATATTCTGCATGAAGTACTGAGAGAACTATGCTCCAACATTATTAAACACGCGCCAAAGTATAGCGAATTCCAGTCCAGCATAGCCCTGCAGAAATCACAAACAGAAATAGTCATGTCCAATAGCATGTCCACAATACCGGACGAAGAAAGGTCGGGCCGCGGGCTAGAGTCACGCAGGCGCAAGCTTAACCTAATCGGTGGTGAAATTGATCACGAAGTGGATGGCGACACATGGATTGTTTATGCGCGTATACCTTTAACTATGGTTTCACCGGACAAAGCAGCCACGGAATCCATGGAGGACAACGAACACGAGAAATATTCACCGAGGAAAAGGGGAAAGACGCGCTCTGTTGAATGCCAAAGGGAACAGATGGCACGGAAGGAGCACAAAGCGCAAAAGTAG
- a CDS encoding ABC-2 transporter permease, giving the protein MEAILRVSRSRQHALATALRVDMAYLCVGERTVFSLLLAPLFSVIFQGEAYGDGFGYRMGVIMTVFTCAMWVLTMAVADLQNGYRLRGIIPASRKSQVAARYVVGLVISALSIAMIVLIDGLQVLVNPDWSFAGNLWAAPLGGFCTALMVALIVPTGYLWTKLGGLQVTMMVIYVVVLAVSILLSILPASVTKGLAHAANAIIAQRLWLVIAVLTTTVVAYGISYVIASRIFASREW; this is encoded by the coding sequence ATGGAGGCAATACTGAGGGTGTCGCGGTCTCGGCAACATGCATTGGCCACTGCATTGCGCGTCGATATGGCCTACCTGTGCGTCGGCGAACGGACTGTGTTCTCGTTGTTGTTGGCACCGTTGTTCTCCGTCATCTTTCAAGGTGAAGCTTATGGTGATGGCTTCGGCTATCGCATGGGTGTCATCATGACGGTATTCACCTGCGCCATGTGGGTGCTAACCATGGCGGTTGCTGACTTACAGAACGGATATCGACTTCGTGGCATTATTCCGGCTTCGAGGAAGAGTCAGGTGGCCGCGCGATATGTGGTTGGATTGGTGATTTCCGCATTGTCGATAGCGATGATCGTGCTGATTGACGGGTTGCAAGTGCTGGTCAATCCGGATTGGTCATTCGCGGGCAATCTGTGGGCGGCTCCGTTGGGAGGTTTCTGCACCGCGCTGATGGTCGCGCTTATCGTGCCCACGGGTTATCTGTGGACCAAACTAGGCGGTCTTCAAGTCACGATGATGGTGATTTATGTCGTTGTATTGGCTGTATCCATACTGCTATCTATTTTGCCTGCTTCGGTGACCAAAGGATTGGCCCATGCCGCGAATGCCATCATCGCGCAACGATTGTGGCTGGTTATTGCGGTATTGACAACGACGGTTGTGGCATATGGAATCTCGTATGTAATTGCCTCTCGCATATTTGCTTCAAGGGAATGGTGA
- a CDS encoding GntR family transcriptional regulator codes for MKLIISSVSGEPIYEQIKTQIHSAVLSGELKAGEALPSLRKLAKELRISVLTVTRAYNELADEGVVQNIQGKGTFVMDKGNELMQRQLETQIRESLAEASRGAKAAGIPLNALDRMLEEEYRKE; via the coding sequence GTGAAACTGATCATCTCATCCGTGTCCGGTGAACCCATCTACGAGCAAATCAAAACCCAAATCCATTCGGCGGTGCTCAGTGGCGAGTTGAAGGCGGGCGAGGCCCTGCCTTCCTTGAGGAAACTCGCCAAGGAGCTGCGCATCTCCGTACTCACCGTCACCAGGGCGTACAACGAACTGGCCGATGAGGGCGTGGTGCAGAACATTCAAGGCAAAGGCACTTTCGTGATGGACAAGGGCAACGAACTGATGCAACGTCAGCTCGAAACCCAGATTCGCGAAAGCCTGGCCGAGGCAAGCCGGGGCGCCAAAGCCGCCGGCATTCCGCTGAACGCATTGGACCGCATGCTCGAAGAGGAATACCGCAAGGAATAA
- a CDS encoding response regulator transcription factor produces MECYHSTAVASAATHIALLDNDAIVLKGLQQIIEYNHLGSITWTTRSGREAVQRCSSAVDTPHLLLFDMSLDGMSGIDVCRQIRKRSASVLLLGITAFPLERYISRLIQAGAQGLVAKDEERQIAEVTRWVLNKGGCGNGFETARNAHMRLKHETNDIRMLLSDREEEIMILLSKGLSISEAANRMQIGQASAATYLNRARRKLKAETVRQAVAIWTGDYEQ; encoded by the coding sequence GTGGAATGCTACCATAGCACGGCGGTTGCATCAGCCGCCACCCATATTGCACTGCTGGATAATGACGCAATTGTGTTAAAAGGATTACAACAGATTATCGAATACAATCACTTAGGAAGCATTACGTGGACCACTCGGAGCGGGAGAGAGGCTGTACAAAGATGCTCAAGTGCCGTAGATACACCGCATTTGCTGCTGTTCGATATGTCTCTTGACGGAATGTCTGGTATAGACGTATGCCGTCAGATTCGCAAAAGAAGCGCATCCGTGCTGCTACTTGGCATCACGGCTTTCCCCCTAGAACGGTACATTTCTCGGCTGATTCAGGCTGGGGCACAAGGACTAGTTGCAAAAGACGAAGAAAGACAAATCGCTGAAGTTACGCGTTGGGTATTAAATAAGGGGGGCTGCGGAAATGGGTTCGAAACGGCCCGTAATGCGCATATGCGACTGAAACACGAGACAAATGACATCCGCATGCTGTTATCCGACAGAGAAGAAGAAATCATGATTCTTCTCAGCAAAGGACTATCCATATCAGAAGCCGCGAATCGCATGCAAATTGGACAGGCTAGTGCAGCAACATATCTTAATAGAGCTCGTCGTAAGCTCAAAGCGGAAACAGTGCGCCAAGCAGTAGCTATCTGGACAGGTGATTATGAACAGTAA
- a CDS encoding ABC transporter ATP-binding protein — MTAISESDAMALQVTDVTKHCDSGFTLDDVTFDLPKGYIMGLIGPNGAGKSTLIKLILNMIHRDAGSIHVLGFDNIANEEPVKEQLGVVFDFSYMHEQWQVKNIERIVAPLYPSWDGGCYHKYLDTFGLGDAQNGKKHIKDLSRGMQMKLMLAIALSHDAKLLILDEPTSGLDVLARDELMDILHAYIEDGEHSVLFSTHITADLERAADFITYITDGRLYYTGPKDEFEESFRLIKSGPDELAQLPADVVLGSHTYATGFDALVRSDRLDAVASVVSGLVVESASIDDIIRLTNAHDSNRDLSGR; from the coding sequence ATGACCGCCATATCCGAATCCGACGCGATGGCGTTGCAGGTCACCGACGTCACCAAACACTGTGATTCCGGCTTCACGCTGGACGACGTGACCTTCGACCTGCCCAAGGGCTACATCATGGGACTGATCGGCCCGAACGGCGCCGGCAAATCCACCCTCATCAAACTCATCCTCAACATGATCCACCGCGACGCCGGTTCGATTCACGTGCTCGGCTTCGACAACATCGCCAACGAGGAGCCCGTCAAAGAACAACTCGGCGTGGTGTTCGACTTCAGCTACATGCATGAACAGTGGCAAGTCAAGAACATTGAACGTATTGTCGCGCCACTGTATCCATCATGGGACGGTGGATGCTATCACAAGTATCTGGATACTTTTGGCCTTGGTGACGCACAGAACGGCAAGAAACATATCAAGGATCTTTCCCGCGGCATGCAGATGAAGCTGATGCTGGCCATCGCATTGAGTCATGATGCCAAGCTGCTGATTCTCGACGAGCCGACCAGCGGACTCGATGTGCTTGCCCGCGACGAACTCATGGATATCCTGCATGCCTACATTGAGGATGGCGAACATTCGGTACTGTTCAGCACCCATATCACTGCCGACCTCGAACGTGCTGCTGACTTCATTACCTACATCACCGATGGCCGCCTCTACTACACCGGTCCGAAAGACGAGTTTGAGGAATCGTTCCGCCTGATTAAGAGCGGTCCAGACGAACTGGCACAACTGCCTGCGGACGTGGTGCTGGGCTCACATACGTATGCCACCGGATTCGATGCGCTGGTCCGGTCAGACAGGCTTGATGCTGTTGCGTCGGTGGTTTCGGGGCTTGTCGTTGAATCGGCTTCCATTGATGACATCATTCGACTGACCAATGCCCATGATTCCAATCGTGACTTGAGCGGGAGGTGA